A genomic segment from uncultured Marinifilum sp. encodes:
- a CDS encoding ROK family protein, producing the protein MNIWSDKRVVLTLDAGGTNFVFSAIKSGEEIIEPIRKASNADCLDQCLKNVIDGFQEVLNILEEKPVAISFAFPGPADYKNGIIGDLPNLPAFRGGIALGPMLEEHFNMPVFINNDGDLFAYGEALGGVLPEINKRLELANSPKRYRNLVGVTLGTGFGGGLVHNDELFTGDNSIATEVWLTSSRVFPERFAEEGISTRAIQREFLERASNKYVNELMPKDVYDIAMDANNADQKAALESFRIFGKCLGDSLANILTITDGIAVFGGGLTGAHDLYMPAALEEMNGKCYTATGEDLPRLVQQVYNIDNESEFVEFAADQSKEIVIPGTDKTIKYDPNPRLAVCSSKLGASKAIGIGAYAFALKNL; encoded by the coding sequence ATGAACATTTGGAGTGATAAAAGAGTTGTATTAACTCTCGATGCAGGAGGAACAAACTTTGTTTTTTCGGCAATAAAAAGTGGTGAAGAAATTATAGAACCTATTCGAAAAGCTTCTAATGCTGATTGCCTAGATCAGTGTTTGAAAAATGTAATTGATGGTTTTCAGGAGGTTTTAAATATATTAGAAGAAAAACCGGTAGCAATTAGCTTTGCATTTCCGGGTCCGGCCGATTATAAAAATGGAATTATTGGCGACTTACCTAATTTACCCGCATTTAGAGGCGGTATTGCCTTAGGTCCAATGCTCGAGGAGCATTTTAATATGCCGGTTTTTATTAATAACGATGGCGATTTGTTTGCTTATGGCGAAGCTCTTGGAGGCGTTTTGCCCGAAATTAATAAACGTTTGGAATTAGCCAATAGTCCTAAAAGATATCGTAACCTTGTGGGTGTAACGCTTGGTACAGGTTTTGGAGGTGGACTGGTGCATAATGATGAGCTGTTTACAGGCGATAATTCTATTGCAACAGAGGTTTGGTTAACAAGCTCACGTGTGTTTCCAGAGCGCTTTGCCGAAGAGGGAATTAGTACTCGAGCTATTCAGCGTGAGTTTCTTGAACGTGCATCTAATAAATATGTTAATGAGTTAATGCCTAAAGATGTTTATGATATTGCAATGGATGCTAATAATGCCGATCAAAAGGCTGCATTGGAGTCATTCAGGATTTTTGGAAAATGCTTAGGAGATAGTTTGGCCAATATTTTAACGATTACCGATGGTATTGCTGTTTTTGGTGGAGGACTAACTGGTGCTCACGATTTATACATGCCTGCAGCTTTGGAGGAGATGAATGGTAAGTGCTACACAGCCACTGGTGAAGATCTTCCTCGTTTGGTACAGCAGGTTTACAATATCGATAATGAATCGGAATTTGTAGAATTTGCAGCCGATCAATCAAAAGAAATTGTAATTCCAGGTACTGATAAAACCATAAAATATGATCCAAATCCTAGATTAGCTGTTTGTTCCAGTAAGTTGGGCGCAAGTAAAGCTATTGGAATAGGTGCTTATGCGTTTGCATTAAAGAATTTGTAG
- a CDS encoding MFS transporter has protein sequence MKEKASIGKILPVMFGFFIMGFVDVVGIATNYVKTDFQLSDTVANILPVMVFLWFLVFSVPTGLLMNKIGRKNTVMLSMAITFIAMLVPFVAYNFTVVLIAFALLGIGNTIIQVALNPLLTNVVSGDKLASSLTLGQFVKAIAAFLGPIIAGFAAGSLGNWKLIFPLYAVITVVSTIWLWSTSINKEQSEEKNVSIINCFGLLKDPYILAFFIGILLVVGIDVGLNVTIPKYLMEKCSIPLEQAGLGISLYFVARTVGTFLGAIILSKYSASKIFMYSIILGVFGFVGMLLVSNLVLLSVFIFVVGFACANLFSIIFTYALKRQPERANEVSGLMIMGVSGGAIALFLGMVSDAVGSQAAGIVVLLVCLLYYFYLGKLFAKTDAK, from the coding sequence ATGAAAGAAAAAGCTTCGATAGGAAAAATACTCCCGGTAATGTTTGGTTTTTTTATTATGGGATTTGTTGATGTGGTTGGAATTGCCACTAATTACGTAAAAACCGATTTTCAGTTAAGTGATACAGTGGCCAATATTTTACCTGTAATGGTATTTTTATGGTTCCTGGTATTTTCTGTGCCAACAGGATTATTAATGAATAAGATTGGTAGAAAAAATACGGTAATGCTAAGTATGGCAATAACATTTATAGCTATGCTAGTACCATTTGTAGCTTATAACTTTACTGTTGTTTTAATTGCTTTTGCTCTTCTGGGAATTGGAAATACAATTATTCAAGTTGCCTTAAACCCTTTATTAACAAATGTTGTTTCTGGAGATAAGTTAGCAAGTAGTTTAACATTAGGTCAGTTTGTAAAAGCAATTGCGGCTTTTCTAGGACCTATTATTGCTGGTTTTGCTGCCGGAAGTTTGGGAAATTGGAAATTAATTTTTCCTCTTTATGCTGTAATTACAGTTGTTTCTACTATCTGGTTATGGTCTACATCAATAAATAAAGAGCAATCTGAAGAGAAAAATGTGTCGATTATTAATTGCTTTGGTTTGTTAAAGGACCCTTATATTTTGGCATTTTTTATTGGTATTTTATTGGTAGTTGGAATTGATGTTGGATTAAATGTAACAATACCAAAATATCTAATGGAAAAATGTAGTATTCCTTTAGAACAGGCAGGATTAGGTATTAGCCTTTATTTTGTTGCTCGTACTGTTGGAACATTCTTAGGGGCTATTATTTTAAGTAAATATTCTGCCTCTAAAATATTTATGTACAGTATTATATTGGGAGTATTTGGCTTTGTTGGAATGCTACTTGTAAGTAATCTTGTGTTGCTTTCTGTTTTCATTTTTGTAGTTGGTTTTGCTTGTGCAAATTTATTCTCAATTATATTTACCTATGCACTTAAAAGACAACCAGAAAGAGCAAACGAGGTTTCAGGATTAATGATAATGGGAGTTTCGGGTGGTGCAATTGCACTATTTTTAGGTATGGTATCCGACGCAGTAGGAAGTCAGGCTGCTGGTATTGTTGTTTTACTAGTGTGCTTACTATACTATTTTTACCTGGGTAAATTATTTGCTAAAACTGATGCAAAATAG